The following coding sequences are from one Nicotiana tomentosiformis chromosome 3, ASM39032v3, whole genome shotgun sequence window:
- the LOC104105434 gene encoding pentatricopeptide repeat-containing protein At1g52640, mitochondrial, protein MAIRTLLHSRNVHYFSRTLFHCYLPPSKFAQYYPSSSLLVCLPTYNAVHGYQFISSVTVAETKREPENSDQHSPHLVNELSRVLSDYRKPHHDIESALNPFSCRISTDVVEQVLKRCKNLGFSAHRFFLWAQKLSGFCHTQQSYHILVDILGSSKQFPLLWDFLVEMRVNKSCEITPEIFRLVFRAYSRACLPADAIRAFNKMVDFGIKPCVTDVDKLLLALCNRKHTKQAQEFFYKVKNDFVPSVKTYSILIKGWGELGEVAEAQKLFDEMLERGYAVDLLAYNSILDSLCKAGKMDEAFDFFKKMRSIELVPDAFTYSIFVHGYCAVNDIHSAFRVLDQMRRYKLVPNVFTYNCIIKKLCKTDKVDEAYRLIDEMINGGVTPDCWSYNTILAFHCDHNEVNLALRLISTMERNNCTPDRHTYNMLLKMLIRVGRFDRVEKAWESMEDRKFYPSVSTYAVMVHGLCQKKGKLEEACKYFEMMIDEGIPPYTTTCEILRKRLLGHGFAEQTEILADKMERSTSSLIQQLANVMRGNKASAELKHDEEYSDESYE, encoded by the coding sequence ATGGCGATTAGGACACTTCTTCATTCCAGAAATGTTCATTATTTCTCCCGAACACTCTTCCATTGCTATCTTCCTCCATCCAAATTTGCCCAATATTACCCTTCTTCTTCCTTGTTGGTTTGTCTTCCCACTTATAACGCCGTTCATGGCTATCAGTTCATATCTTCAGTAACTGTTGCAGAAACAAAACGGGAACCTGAAAACTCAGACCAACATTCTCCACACCTGGTGAATGAACTTTCTCGCGTTCTTAGCGACTACAGAAAACCCCACCACGACATAGAGTCAGCCCTCAATCCATTTTCCTGCAGAATTTCAACCGACGTAGTTGAACAAGTCCTCAAACGGTGCAAAAATCTCGGATTTTCAGCTCACAGGTTCTTCTTATGGGCGCAAAAGTTATCAGGTTTTTGCCATACTCAACAAAGCTATCACATTCTTGTTGATATATTAGGAAGTAGTAAACAATTCCCCTTGTTATGGGACTTCCTTGTAGAAATGAGAGTGAATAAATCATGTGAAATTACTCCCGAAATATTCCGGCTTGTTTTTAGGGCTTATAGTAGAGCTTGTTTGCCAGCTGATGCAATTAGGGCTTTTAATAAAATGGTAGATTTTGGGATTAAACCATGTGTAACGGATGTCGATAAGCTTTTGCTTGCGCTATGTAACAGAAAGCATACGAAGCAAGCGCAAGAGTTCTTTTACAAAGTGAAGAATGATTTCGTTCCGAGTGTGAAAACTTACAGCATTCTGATTAAGGGATGGGGAGAATTGGGCGAAGTTGCCGAAGCACAAAAGCTTTTCGATGAAATGCTTGAAAGAGGCTATGCCGTTGATTTGCTAGCTTACAATAGTATTCTGGACTCACTGTGCAAGGCTGGTAAGATGGATGAGGCCTTCGATTTTTTCAAGAAGATGAGGTCCATTGAACTGGTACCTGATGCTTTTACTTATTCAATTTTCGTTCATGGTTACTGCGCGGTAAATGATATTCATTCAGCTTTCAGGGTTCTTGACCAGATGAGAAGGTACAAACTTGTACCTAATGTATTCACATATAACTGTATCATTAAAAAGCTTTGTAAGACCGACAAGGTTGATGAGGCTTACCGACTGATAGATGAGATGATTAATGGAGGGGTAACACCTGATTGTTGGAGTTACAATACAATCTTAGCTTTTCATTGTGATCATAATGAAGTTAACTTGGCACTCAGGCTGATCTCAACAATGGAACGCAACAACTGCACACCAGATAGGCATACGTATAATATGTTGCTTAAGATGCTTATTAGGGTGGGCAGGTTTGATAGAGTTGAGAAAGCTTGGGAGAGCATGGAAGACAGGAAATTTTATCCTTCAGTCTCGACGTATGCTGTCATGGTGCATGGTCTCTGTCAGAAGAAAGGCAAACTTGAGGAAGCATGTAAATATTTCGAAATGATGATAGATGAAGGCATTCCGCCATATACAACAACCTGTGAAATATTGAGAAAGAGACTACTAGGTCATGGATTTGCAGAGCAAACCGAGATACTTGCAGATAAGATGGAAAGAAGTACATCTAGTTTAATTCAACAACTGGCAAACGTAATGAGAGGTAATAAGGCCAGTGCAGAATTGAAGCATGATGAAGAATACTCGGATGAAAGTTACGAGTGA
- the LOC104090726 gene encoding glyoxylase I 4, which yields MKGSTGNPLSLTSLNHISLVCRSVEQSIEFYKNVLGFVPVRRPGSFNFNGAWLFSYGIGIHLLQSEDPEKMPKKTEINPKDNHISFQCESIGAVEKKLTEMGIKYVRQLVEEGGIYVDQLFFHDPDGFMVEICNCDNLPVIPLAGEMARSCSRANLQLLQPQQSQQQSAAQVPVIKP from the exons atgaagGGAAGTACTGGAAACCCATTATCCTTAACATCCCTGAATCACATCTCCCTTGTTTGTAGATCAGTTGAGCAATCCATTGAATTTTACAAGAATGTTCTTGGTTTTGTGCCCGTTAGGAGGCCTGGATCATTCAATTTTAACGGCGCTTG GCTGTTTAGTTACGGAATAGGGATTCATCTACTTCAATCGGAAGATCCTGAGAAAATGCCAAAGAAAACTGAAATCAATCCCAAAGATAACCATATCTCTTTCCAG TGTGAGAGCATAGGTGCAGTGGAGAAGAAGCTAACAGAAATGGGGATAAAATACGTGAGGCAGCTGGTGGAAGAAGGAGGTATATACGTAGATCAGTTATTCTTCCACGACCCAGATGGATTCATGGTTGAGATTTGCAACTGCGACAACTTGCCAGTGATACCGCTGGCTGGTGAAATGGCTCGTTCTTGCTCAAGGGCTAATCTTCAGTTGCTTCAACCTCAGCAATCGCAGCAACAGTCCGCAGCACAAGTCCCAGTGATCAAGCCTTAA